In Thermoanaerobacterium xylanolyticum LX-11, the genomic window TCGATGTTCTTGAAGATCCAATCATAGACCTTTTGACTTCTGCCTCAAAGATATCAGACGTGGTAAATCCCTTTTCTAACGACACTCCCGCTGCTGCGAGAAAGGCAATGTCAGCATTGTACTTTTTTACGTACTCTACAGCATCTGGACCTATCAAAGAATAATTGACGTTTTTAAGATTTCCGCCTGTCACGTGTAAAGTTATATTTGTGTTTCTTGCAAGTTCGGCAGCTATGTTAAGTCCATTGGTTATAACCGTGATGTTCTTTAAGCCTTTGTAGTTAATATACCGTGCTAACTGATAAGTAGTAGACCCTGCATCAAGAAAAATGCTCATTCCCTCTTTAATCACATCTATTGCTTTATTGGCTATCTTCTCTTTTTCTTCGATGTTTTCTTCCATCCTGAATAAAAGTGGAGGAACAACGATGTTTTTCTTCAGCACGCCACCGCCGTAGTTTCTCTCTATAAGCCCTTCTCTTTCAAGCTCATCTAAGTCCCGTCTTATGGTCTCATCTGACACTTGAAACATCTCACAAAGCTCAGATACTTTCACGGATTTTTTCTTCATGAGTATTTCTTTTATCTTATTTCTTCTCGTGGAAGCCAGCATATGACACCATCCTATACAAAATTATCATCTATATTAAAGGCATATACCAATTCATCATCAAATCAATGATAATCATTTTTCTATCTATATATTAACACATATTCGACGTAAAACCAACAATTCCTCTCAAAAATCCAAATTTTTTTGTGTGGTTTTTGTGGAATTATTGGACTATGATTTCATATTTACCCTTAAGATACGAAATCCCACTTTCTATAAATGTGCCTTTTGTGTTTTCCATCAAGATGTTTATATACGGTTTTGTGTCCTTTAAATACTTGAATACTGTTTCGTAATCCAGCAGTCCCTCACCTACAGGCACAAATTCAAACTTTCCTTCATTTATCGAAAAATCTTTAGCATGTACTGCTACAATCCTATCTCCAAACAATTTAAAGGCCTATTCAAAAATAATCTTTTGGCTTTTGTAATTTTCCTCAGTCAAAAGGTTGGCCGGGTCAAATATGACTTGCAAATTGCTGGACTTTACATCATCTATAAGCCTCCTCATGACTTTGGGAGAGTAAATAGGATGGTTGACGCCAGGTTCTATGCCTACTATGACTCCAAATTTTTCGGCTTCCTCAACTAATTCAGATACGCTTTTCACCACTTCATTGTAAGCCTCTTCTGTGAAATTATCAGTCGTGTATCCCATCTTCTCATGCACATTGCCTGTCTCTGTAGCAACAATGCTGCAGCCAAAATCTCTTGCATACCTTAAATGTTCTTTAAAAAGCTCTAATAACAACCTCCTTTCGCTTAAATCTGGATGAATGATGTTTACATAGCATCCTAACACTGCTATTTGAATGTTATGATTTCTGAAATGGCTGCCTATATAGTTAGCCAAACCCGGTGTCAAACTTCCATTTTTGATGTGAAGCTCTGGAAATGATTTACTTAAAGCCAATTGGACTGAAGATAGTCCCAATTTCGAAACCTCTTCAGGCAATCTTTCCAAGGATAATCCTATTAGATCATGTGCCCTTATTCCTAAATTCATAAAATGCACCTCTACACAATTGCTTTTTGCCACTTGGTACCTCTTAGCCTTATAAGGTAAAGAGTGCCTCTTACTGCCCAATCTGTAAACATGCCTATCCATACTCCTACAAGTCCAAATTTCATCACTACTCCAAGTACATATCCTAAAACTATCCTAAAGGCCCACATGCCTATTATAGATGTCATCAATGTGTACTTGGCATCTCCTGCGCCTTTTAAGCCTGCAGGCAGCACGAATGACAATGACCATAAAACCATACAAGCCAAATTAAGCCTCACGACTTTCACAGCGATATCTATGACATCCTGATTTGTGGTGTATATAGATACAAGAAATCTTGCAAAAGGAAACGACACTGCACCAAGTATACCCATACATATACTGGCAAGCCAAGTCATGTAGTAAAGGGACTTTTTTGCGGCTACAGGATCGCCACTGCCCATATCCTGTCCTACGACTATAGTAGAAGCTATGCTTAAAGCGTTGCCGGGAATATTGAATATCTGCTGTACAGAAAAACCTATGGAATTTGCTGCAATTGATGCAGTGCCAAAAAGCACAACAAATACTTGCGTTATCAATTTGCCGCCGCTAAACAAAAGCGATTCAAGGCCGGCAGGAAGTCCAATGTTAAAGATAGATCTAAGCATTTTTATGTCAGGTCTGAAGTGCCACAAATCGTAAAGCTTCACAACACTTGTACCTTTAATCAAGATATACAATGCTACTATAGCACCAATGAGTCTGGACAATCCTATGCCTATTGCAGCACCTTCCACACCTAAACCTTTAAGATTAATGATTTTTATGCCGTATATGAATGCGTAACTTAATATGACGTTTAGGACATTTATAAACACGTTTATATACATAGGCGTTTTCGTATCGCCAGCACCTCTTAATACCCCAAATGCTACCAACTGAGCTGTTATAAATGGATATGTTACAAGGCTTATGCTTAAATACAATATGGCATTGTCAAATACGATTTTTTCTGCTTTGCCAAAAAGCAAAAGCACTATAGGATGCCTTAAAATCCATATTAGAATCGTAATAAATATTGTAATAAGCTCACCGGAGTACATTATCTGTTTGCTGGCTTCATTTGCCGCCTTTTGATTTTTCTGCCCCACATACTGCGCTACAACGACAGTGCCACCAACTGCAAGAGCCGAAAAGAATCCTATTAAAATATTATTTATAGAATCGGCCATCCCTATGGATGAAATCGCCTCTTTCCCAAGTCTGCTGGCAAGTATGGTATTTATTATTCCCATGGAGCTTATAAACGTCTGCTCCGTTATTATAGGTCCAATAAGTTTGAGTATGTCTTTCTTGATAACCATCTATTAACATCCTTTTAGCTAAATTCAAACTGGAAAAATTACCCTTGATACATAAATGACCAAAGTCAAAGTAATGGTGCTAAGCAGTGTAGAAACCATGACTAACTGCGACGCATAGTCTTTGCAATTATCAAATTCTACGGCAATTAAAGCAGTGTTTACTGCGGAAGGTGTAGAAGATGATATCATCAATGCCTGTGCCACAACGCCAGAAAAACCGAATATCTTTATTAAAAGAAATCCGATTATAGGGCCACCTAATAGCCTTGTGACTGCTGATAAATAGACTTCCTTGTTTTTAAAGCTTATATTTGTATACGAAAGTTGAGCACCTAAAGATATAAGTGCAAAAGGCACAAAAGCGTTTTTGATGTACTCAGCAGCAGGCCATATTGGTATTTTTGTCAAATCAACAGGCAACAGTTTTAAAAGCAAAGCCGCTGGAATTGCGTAAATTGTTGGCATAGAAAATATCTTTTTCATGCTGTCTTTAAAGTCCATAGATGCACTGCTGGCCAGAAAAAATCCTATGCTGTTTGTAGATATGTTTTGTATCAAAAGCACCATTATCTGTGCGGTAATCGCCATATTGGCGTAAGGAGTCTTTCCATGTATCAAATACGGACCCGTAGTAAACACAAGTGTTATAAGCGACAGCCCTATATTGCCAGAGTTGTAGAACATGATGGAATTCCTAAAGGCATTTTTATAGCCTTTGTCATAATTTCTTAACTTAGCTATAATGCTGCCGATTGCCACATTTGCCAGAAGCATAGTTATAGCAAATACCAACACTTTCATCATGTTTAGCGGAATCTTAGTCGTATAAATATTTACAAATATAAATCCTGGAACGAAGACGTAAAAATTTATTTTGCTAAAAGAATTTACGTCTAACTTAAACTTGCTGCCAAGGACATATCCTATAAATATTATCAAAAATATAGGAAGAATATCAGATGTCAAAATGTAGTAAAATATTCTCACATCATTCACCTTTGCTTTTAAATTTACAATGTCACACCTGACTTGAAAATGGCGATTTCTTTGAAATTATTCTTCTCATTGTTGACTTTATCGCCGCTGGCTACTTTTAAAACACAGTTTACTAACCTATCTAATACTACATCTATCCCTTCATCTACTATGAGCGTTCCTGCGTTAAAATCGATCCAATTTTTCTTCTTCCTATAAAGCTCTGAATTTGTAGAAATCTTTACAGTAGGCACAAATGTGCCAAAAGGCGTCCCTCTTCCTGTTGTAAAAAGTATCAAATGACATCCTGATGCAGCTAAAGCTGTAGAAGACACAAGATCGTTGCCTGGGCCGTACAAAAGATTAAGTCCTCTCTTTTTCACTGTATCTCCATAATTTAAGACATCTACCACGATTGATTTTCCACCTTTTTGAACACAGCCTAAGGACTTCTCCTCTAATGTAGTTATACCGCCAGCCTTGTTTCCAGGCGATGGATTTTCGTATATAGGTTGATGATGTTCTAAAAAGTACTGCTTATAGCCATTTATCATGTTGACAGTCCTGTTAAAGACATCTTCATCTTGACACCTTTCCATTAGAATCTGCTCTGCCCCAAACATCTCCGGCACTTCTGTCAATACTGCACTACCTCCATGGGATACCATAAAATCTGTAAATGCGCCTAACAATGGATTCGCAGTTATACCTGAAAATCCATCAGAGCCGCCACATTTAAGCCCAACAACCAACTGACTTATGTCTATATCGACTCTTACATCGCCTTTCATCTTCTGATACAGCTCTTTTAAGAGCCTCACTCCTTCTTCGATCTCATCATCAACTTGTTGGGCAATGAGAAACTTCACCCTTTCCTCATCGTATTGGCCCAAATTTTCCTTAAAAGAAGGTATGTTGTTGTTTTCACAGCCTAAACCCAAGACTAAGACACCGCCGGCATTTGGATGCTTCACTATATCTGATAAAATTTTTCTGGTATTTATATGGTCATCTCCCAACTGGGAGCATCCATAGCTGTGTTTAAATATCTGAATATCATCGATTCCTTCAACTTTGACTTCTCTTTTAAATCTTTCTATTATCATCTCTCCTATGCCATTTACACAGCCTACCGTAGGTACGATCCAAAGCTCATTTCTTATGCCAATATCGCCACTTTTCCTTTTGTACCCTTTAAATGTCATGGTTTCTTCATGCTCTTTAGCCACAACAGCTTCTTTTTTGTCATAAACGTAGTTCAAAATATCCCCTAAGTTAGTTTTAATATTGTGGGTATGAACCCATGCACCTTCAGGTATATCTGAAAGTGCATGCCCTATAGAGTAACCGTACTTTACAACATCATGTCCTTTTTTAATCTCCTTTAAAGCAAATTTATGACCTTTTGGCACATCATCAACGATAACTAATGCCTTATCGCCTAACGGAATAACATCGCCTTTTTTCAAATTTCTCAAAGCAACAGCCACATTGTCTGAAGAATTTATTTTTATGAAATCTTTCATAATTTATTTCAGCACCTCTTTTAAAGACTCTTTTATGCCATTCTTCTCAATCGAATACAGATACTCAGTAACAGCATCATTTAGCCCAGTTACACCGTTTAGATCCATCTTCCACACCTTATCGTACGCTAAAACATTTGTTACAATGTTTTTTATTCCATCATAACTGCCATCAAAGTCTTTCCACAGATCTTGATACATCTTTAGAATGTCAGGATCGTCGCTTAATGGTATAACTTCACTGCCCCTTTGCCCTTTGTAAAACTCTATATATGCAGAAAGGGAAAATACCAGTTTTTTAGGCAGTTCTCCATATGCTTTTACGTACTGAAGAAGTGAAGGCAAGACCCTCGTCTCAAACTTTGACATGGAATTTAAAGCAATGCTCATAAGGTAGTGCTTAACGTAAGGATTTTTAAACCTATCAAACACTTCTTCAATGAATTTTTTAACTTCATCTTCCGGCAAATCCAATGTCTTCATGATCTCATCGTAAGCCACACCTTTAATGAATTTTCCTACAACATCATCCTCCATGGCTTCTCCAACAGTATCAATTCCATAAAGGTACGCCACAGGCACCATAGCAGTGTGAAGTCCATTTAATATCCTCACTTTTCTGTCGCGATATGGGGTCACATCATCAACAAATCTTACATTTAAGCCTATCTCCCCCGCAGGAAACTCTTTTTCAATCCATTTTGGTCCCTCTATAACCCACAGGTGAAATATCTCTCCTACATCAATCAAGCTGTCTTCATAGCAAAGCTCTTTTTCAATCTCTAAAGCATCTTCTTTTGGGTATCCTGTCACAATCCTGTCTACAAGAGTCGTGCAGAAAACGTTCCTCTCCAAGACCCAGTCGGCAAATCCTTTTTCAAGATTCCAATAATCTACATACTTAAGAACCATCTCTTTTAGCTTTTCACCGTTTCTGTCAATAAGCTCACAAGGAAAAATTATAAGCCCTTTATCACTGCCGCCATTAAAATATTTATACCTTCTGTACATGAAAGCAGTGAGTTTTGCAGGAAAACTGTTGTGTGGGATAGCATCAAACGTATCATTTTCATCAAATGCAATGCCTGCCTCTGTAGTATTGGATATCACAAATCTTATGGTTTCTGATTCAGCCACCTTTAAAAACGCCTCGTAGTCATCATAGGGATTAATACCTCTACTTATGCTGTTTACAACCTTATAAGACCTTTCAGCCTTTCCATCCTTTATTCCTTGAAGTATGAGGGTGTAAAGTCCATCCTGCTCATTTAATTTATCCACCAATCCACCTCTTAAAGGCTGCACAACGACGACGCTTCCATTAAAAACACCTTTTTCGTTCATCTCATCAATCATCCAGTCCGCAAACGCCCTTAGAAAATTCCCTTCTCCAAACTGTACGACTTTCTCTGGGTATCTTTTATAATCCTTATATACCTTCGACGATAACCTCATCATTTTCTTCCTCCTTAGTTCGATTTTTAGCACACGTGAACATTTTACTTTAAAAAAAATATTTTATTGAATTTCATTGTCAATATTTAACTTCGTAAAAGGCTCTGTCAAAGCACCTTCCACTACTACATTTTTCAACCTAAGATTTTTAATGTTGTTAAGGTAAAATCCATTTCTGCACATTTCTTCTACAAAGCTAAGCATCTCAGGATAATCAGGCTTAGCATTTAAGTCAAAGCTTACATAGATATTCTCCATATCAACTCTCTCAATTTTTCTCTCAGGAAGCCCATACATGTATCCTGCCGCAACCTGAGTATCAATGCATGTTATGTCTTTTAGATAAATATTGCCGACATACGGCGTCCTGTCATCTACAGGAAGCTTTTCCTTGCTCCACACGTATTCAGTCTTGCCATCAGCATCGCAAAAATAAAAGCTATTTATTGTAAAAGGCGTCAAAACTCCTTCCATTCTAATATTGGAAGCGTGTATCTCATCGATGACTCCAGTCTTACCTCTGCCTCTTCTGGTCTTTATGCGTATGCCACGGTCAGTCTTTCTAAATATACAATTCTCTACATGGACATTTTTTACACCGCCTGACATCTCGCTTCCTATTACGACAGCACCGTGACCGTATTCCATAAGACAGTTTCTTATGATAAGATTTTCCGATGGCATAGGAAGCTTTTGGCTTACAGACAACTTTCCTGATTTTATGGCAATGCAGTCATCACCAACGGAAAATCTGGTGCCTACAATGAGAACATCTTTACATGACTCAGGATCGAGACCATCAGTATTTGGTGCATCTTTCGGATTTTCGATGTTCAAATTCACAAATTTAAGGTTTTGTGACATCAAAGGATGTATCGTCCACGACGGCGAATTCTTTATTGTGATGCCTTCTATCAATACGTTTTTGCACTTATTTAAATAAACTGTTCTCGGTCTCCATGCGATTCTTTTAACTTTCGCGTCCTGCCACCATGTATCAAAACTGGAATTGCCGTCTATAATACCATCGCCTATGATATTCACATTTTCCACAGAAATGCCAGTTATGAGGCTTGCAAACATATTATTTGTTTCGCCTTCCCAAGATCCCAAATAGCCATTTTTAAATTCTTGGCTATCTATCTCTCCAGGAAGGATAGGGTACATCTCCCTCCCTTTTGCTCCTAATAACACAGCACCTTTACCTAATTCTATAGTTATATTGCTTTTTAAAAAAATCGGGTATGTCAAGTAAACACCTTCAGGAAAATACACCCTTCCTCCATCAGGACACGCCATTATGGCTGCTTGTATAGAAAAAGTATCAAGACGCTTTCCGTCACCAACAGCACCAAAGTCCTTTACATTAATATACGCTGTCTCTGGTTTTGTCTGTTGGAATACAGTTAATCTTTCTCCTGTTTCTTCATTCTTTAGTGTAATTTCATACTGTCCGCTCGGCTGTAAATTTTTTACCGTCCACACACTCCTATCGACATCGCCCATATAATCTGAATTAACGTACAACTGATACTTTTTCTCTAAATAATAAGGCTTTGAACTTTTCAATTCAAACGTAATTGTGGTAGATGTAGTTGATATTACTTTTAATTCTTCCAATCGAATCACTCTTTCTTTAAAGAATCATCCTTTTAATCCGCTTGTAGATATACCTTCAACAAAGTACTTTTGAGCCGAGAAAAATACTACGATTGAAGGTATAAGAGCTATAACCGACATTGCGATTATCTTGTTCCATTCAAAGTTGCCAGACGTAGCATCCATAGCCATCTTCAAAGCTATTGAAACAGGATACTTGCTGACAGTTGAAATGTAGATAAGAGGACCCATAAAGTCATTCATAGACCACATAAATTGAAATATCGTTACAGACACAATTGCTGGCGTAATCACAGGCAGCAATATCCTCGTCAGTATCGTAAATGAATTACATCCGTCTATCTTTGCAGCTTCATCAAGCTCCTTTGGTATGCCCCTCATAAACTGTATAATCATGAACACGAAAAACGCTTCTGCTGCAAATATATCATTTGCATACAGAGGAATAAATGTATCCAGCAGATGCAGTTGCTTCCAAAACAAATAAAGCGGTATCCTTAAAACGATCTGTGGCAAAAACATCGTCGAAATCAGTATTGCGAATAAAGGCTTTTTAAATGGAAAATCAAACCTCGAAAAACCATATGCTGTCAATACAGATGAAATTACTGTAAACACCACTTTAGGAATGACGTACTTAAAAGTATTCAAGTAATACGTTGCAAATGTGTACTGAGTACCTGTTATCCAACCTTTTACATACGGTGTAAAGTCGATCCTTTTTGGTATGAAGCTTATTGATGAAAATATCTCGCTGTTTGTCTTAAATGACGCTCCTACAAGCCAGACAATTGGATACAGCATTATAATAGCGCCAATTGTCAGTATTGCATATCTCACAGCTAAGTTGACTTTTCTTCTAAACTCTCTTTTCCTATACCCTTTATCCATCTTAAGGTTTATATTATTGAATGCTGTCTCGTTGTTCATCATGACTCGCCTCCTCCTTCATCTGAATAAAACACCCAGTACTTTGACGATGAGAATACAAACATTGTAAATATCATTATTATTATGAAGAGGAACCATGATATAGCGCTGCCATATCCCATATTGAAGAACTTAAATGAATTGTCGTAAATCATCATTGGCAAAAGATACGTCTTATAGAGAGGACCACCTTGCGTTATCATGTAAGGTCCATTGAATTCTTGGAAAGCTTGTATAAGCTGCATTACCAAGTTGAAAAATATTATAGGTGTCAAAAGCGGGATGGTGACTTTAAAGAATGTCTTGATCTTACCTGCACCATCAACTGCTGCTGCCTCATAAAGCTCTTGTGGTATATCCTTCAAACCTGCCAAGAAAATAACCATGGTAGAACCAAACTCCCATACTCTTAAAGCACTTATGGTAAATATCGCTCCTAAACCTGTCGAAAACCAACCTACCGGCTTTATACCAAATACCCCCAAAACCTGATTTACAAGCCCTGTATTTGCAAATACAAACTTCCACAAAACAGCTATAGCAATATTTCCTCCGAGAATCGATGGGACATAATACGCTGTACGGTAAAAATTTATTCCTTTTAGCTTGTAATTCAAGATAAAAGCTATAAAAAGCGAGAATATAAGCTTTAATGGCACTGTAATTACAACATACTCCAACGTTGCAGTAAATGACGTCCAGAATGTGCTATCATGAAACATATTGACGTAATTTTGAATACCAATAAATTGCGGTGCATTAATAATATTGTAATTTGTGAAACTTAATATTAAAGATGTCACAAACGGATATATGGTAAATATCACAAGACCGATAAGCCACGGCAGTATATATAAAAGCCCTATGCGCCTGTTTTCCATCAAAACCCTCCTATCAATACAAAGTGGATGCAATTAATTAAATGCGTGGAACTACAGTTTTCTCTCTGTAGTTCCACAAATTGACCACAGTGTTTTATTTTGTTATTTGACTTAGCACATTCTGAAGATTTGTATACATCTCTTTTGCGGCTTGATCAACCGTTTCTTGGTTGTATGAAATCTTGTCTATAGTCTGATCATATACTTGTTGAAGCTTTGGATCCTCCAAATACGGGCTTAATGGCAAACCTGGATTTGACTCCAATATCTGCAAACCTTCATACTCTAATCCTGATATTTTTCCGTCCTTTTTAAGTGTATCTACAGCGGATTTACTTACAGGTATTCCTCTGCTGGTACCCATTGCTTCTACGCCTTGTGGATCATTCAAGATGAAATTCAAGAATGTAGCTGCTTCTTTTGGATATTTGCAGTCTTTATTGATGGCAAAAAGCATTGATGGCTTTAATATAGCCGCTGATGTCTTAGCATCAGAATTCATAGGAAGTCCTGCTGTCACAAGTTCCATGTTGTTTTGCTTTATTGGAGTTGCTTCTTTTGATATTGCACTTGTCCATTCAAACAAGCCTGCAAATTTGCCATTTAAGAAGCTTGGAAGCTGTGCTATTGGTGCAAGCCCATTGCCGCCTTCTGCAGCTATTGACTGAATTGGAGTAGTAACTTTTTTGTCTAATAAAGTCTTGTAGAACGATAATGCTGTCTTTATATCGTCTTGAGTGAAATTAAGCTTGCCATCTGTTGTGAGGAATGGTTTTCCTGTCTCCTGCTCTGCGTAAGTCATAGATAAAAGCCAAGAATCATAAGAACCTGTTACGATTGGGTAACTGCCTTTCGGGAACTTTGAAGCATCATTAATAAGGTCATCCCATGTTTTAGGTATCGTTGCACCGTATTTGTCGTACATCGTCTTATTTACGTACAGCACTCTTCCAGTCATAGCTACTGGTATGCCATTCAGTTTACCGTTAACAGTTCCTGTAGCCAAAATATCTTTAGAATAATTGTCTAATCCCAGTTCGCTTGACAGCTTGTTCAAATCGTAAAAACCATTACCGTCTTTAGAGAATAGTGGCAACCAGTTCCAGTTTATCTGCATTATGTCTGCAGCAGTGCCACCTGCCATTTGTGTTGTCTGTTTGTCAAGGTATCCATCCCAACCAGCATATTCTGCTTGTATCTTTATATTTGGGTATTTCTGCTCAAAGAGCTTTATAGCATTTAATGTTGCCTGATGCCTTGTGTCATCGCCCCACCATGAAAATCTCAGCGTTACTTGTTTTGCTGGCTGACTTTCGGATGTCTTTGTACTGCTATTTGTATTTTTCTGGCTCGTTGAATTGTTTGATGAGCCACATCCTGTAAGTAATGTGGAAATACCTAGAGCTGCCGCAAGTGCTAATGCTACTAGTTTTTTCATAGATGATCCTCCTTAAAAATTTTTTTATTTTTGCATGTACAAAGATGTTGAATTTGACCTCCCTTTATCACCCCTTTCAAATGCATAATTTATTGTATTTTAATTATTTCACTGTATGCCATCATTAATGCTCCTACGCCTTTAGGATCGTCATAAACAACCTTTTCTGATATATAGTAGTCGTAACTTCCA contains:
- a CDS encoding DeoR/GlpR family DNA-binding transcription regulator produces the protein MLASTRRNKIKEILMKKKSVKVSELCEMFQVSDETIRRDLDELEREGLIERNYGGGVLKKNIVVPPLLFRMEENIEEKEKIANKAIDVIKEGMSIFLDAGSTTYQLARYINYKGLKNITVITNGLNIAAELARNTNITLHVTGGNLKNVNYSLIGPDAVEYVKKYNADIAFLAAAGVSLEKGFTTSDIFEAEVKRSMIGSSRTSIVVVDSSKFGKDAMVSFCNIGDVDRVITSGVQNMDVIDDLKNHVVIDLAN
- a CDS encoding sugar phosphate isomerase/epimerase family protein, which encodes MAKSNCVEVHFMNLGIRAHDLIGLSLERLPEEVSKLGLSSVQLALSKSFPELHIKNGSLTPGLANYIGSHFRNHNIQIAVLGCYVNIIHPDLSERRLLLELFKEHLRYARDFGCSIVATETGNVHEKMGYTTDNFTEEAYNEVVKSVSELVEEAEKFGVIVGIEPGVNHPIYSPKVMRRLIDDVKSSNLQVIFDPANLLTEENYKSQKIIFE
- a CDS encoding MATE family efflux transporter — protein: MVIKKDILKLIGPIITEQTFISSMGIINTILASRLGKEAISSIGMADSINNILIGFFSALAVGGTVVVAQYVGQKNQKAANEASKQIMYSGELITIFITILIWILRHPIVLLLFGKAEKIVFDNAILYLSISLVTYPFITAQLVAFGVLRGAGDTKTPMYINVFINVLNVILSYAFIYGIKIINLKGLGVEGAAIGIGLSRLIGAIVALYILIKGTSVVKLYDLWHFRPDIKMLRSIFNIGLPAGLESLLFSGGKLITQVFVVLFGTASIAANSIGFSVQQIFNIPGNALSIASTIVVGQDMGSGDPVAAKKSLYYMTWLASICMGILGAVSFPFARFLVSIYTTNQDVIDIAVKVVRLNLACMVLWSLSFVLPAGLKGAGDAKYTLMTSIIGMWAFRIVLGYVLGVVMKFGLVGVWIGMFTDWAVRGTLYLIRLRGTKWQKAIV
- a CDS encoding AEC family transporter, translating into MRIFYYILTSDILPIFLIIFIGYVLGSKFKLDVNSFSKINFYVFVPGFIFVNIYTTKIPLNMMKVLVFAITMLLANVAIGSIIAKLRNYDKGYKNAFRNSIMFYNSGNIGLSLITLVFTTGPYLIHGKTPYANMAITAQIMVLLIQNISTNSIGFFLASSASMDFKDSMKKIFSMPTIYAIPAALLLKLLPVDLTKIPIWPAAEYIKNAFVPFALISLGAQLSYTNISFKNKEVYLSAVTRLLGGPIIGFLLIKIFGFSGVVAQALMISSSTPSAVNTALIAVEFDNCKDYASQLVMVSTLLSTITLTLVIYVSRVIFPV
- a CDS encoding UxaA family hydrolase, whose protein sequence is MKDFIKINSSDNVAVALRNLKKGDVIPLGDKALVIVDDVPKGHKFALKEIKKGHDVVKYGYSIGHALSDIPEGAWVHTHNIKTNLGDILNYVYDKKEAVVAKEHEETMTFKGYKRKSGDIGIRNELWIVPTVGCVNGIGEMIIERFKREVKVEGIDDIQIFKHSYGCSQLGDDHINTRKILSDIVKHPNAGGVLVLGLGCENNNIPSFKENLGQYDEERVKFLIAQQVDDEIEEGVRLLKELYQKMKGDVRVDIDISQLVVGLKCGGSDGFSGITANPLLGAFTDFMVSHGGSAVLTEVPEMFGAEQILMERCQDEDVFNRTVNMINGYKQYFLEHHQPIYENPSPGNKAGGITTLEEKSLGCVQKGGKSIVVDVLNYGDTVKKRGLNLLYGPGNDLVSSTALAASGCHLILFTTGRGTPFGTFVPTVKISTNSELYRKKKNWIDFNAGTLIVDEGIDVVLDRLVNCVLKVASGDKVNNEKNNFKEIAIFKSGVTL
- a CDS encoding tagaturonate reductase, producing the protein MRLSSKVYKDYKRYPEKVVQFGEGNFLRAFADWMIDEMNEKGVFNGSVVVVQPLRGGLVDKLNEQDGLYTLILQGIKDGKAERSYKVVNSISRGINPYDDYEAFLKVAESETIRFVISNTTEAGIAFDENDTFDAIPHNSFPAKLTAFMYRRYKYFNGGSDKGLIIFPCELIDRNGEKLKEMVLKYVDYWNLEKGFADWVLERNVFCTTLVDRIVTGYPKEDALEIEKELCYEDSLIDVGEIFHLWVIEGPKWIEKEFPAGEIGLNVRFVDDVTPYRDRKVRILNGLHTAMVPVAYLYGIDTVGEAMEDDVVGKFIKGVAYDEIMKTLDLPEDEVKKFIEEVFDRFKNPYVKHYLMSIALNSMSKFETRVLPSLLQYVKAYGELPKKLVFSLSAYIEFYKGQRGSEVIPLSDDPDILKMYQDLWKDFDGSYDGIKNIVTNVLAYDKVWKMDLNGVTGLNDAVTEYLYSIEKNGIKESLKEVLK
- a CDS encoding glycoside hydrolase family 28 protein, coding for MEELKVISTTSTTITFELKSSKPYYLEKKYQLYVNSDYMGDVDRSVWTVKNLQPSGQYEITLKNEETGERLTVFQQTKPETAYINVKDFGAVGDGKRLDTFSIQAAIMACPDGGRVYFPEGVYLTYPIFLKSNITIELGKGAVLLGAKGREMYPILPGEIDSQEFKNGYLGSWEGETNNMFASLITGISVENVNIIGDGIIDGNSSFDTWWQDAKVKRIAWRPRTVYLNKCKNVLIEGITIKNSPSWTIHPLMSQNLKFVNLNIENPKDAPNTDGLDPESCKDVLIVGTRFSVGDDCIAIKSGKLSVSQKLPMPSENLIIRNCLMEYGHGAVVIGSEMSGGVKNVHVENCIFRKTDRGIRIKTRRGRGKTGVIDEIHASNIRMEGVLTPFTINSFYFCDADGKTEYVWSKEKLPVDDRTPYVGNIYLKDITCIDTQVAAGYMYGLPERKIERVDMENIYVSFDLNAKPDYPEMLSFVEEMCRNGFYLNNIKNLRLKNVVVEGALTEPFTKLNIDNEIQ
- a CDS encoding carbohydrate ABC transporter permease — encoded protein: MMNNETAFNNINLKMDKGYRKREFRRKVNLAVRYAILTIGAIIMLYPIVWLVGASFKTNSEIFSSISFIPKRIDFTPYVKGWITGTQYTFATYYLNTFKYVIPKVVFTVISSVLTAYGFSRFDFPFKKPLFAILISTMFLPQIVLRIPLYLFWKQLHLLDTFIPLYANDIFAAEAFFVFMIIQFMRGIPKELDEAAKIDGCNSFTILTRILLPVITPAIVSVTIFQFMWSMNDFMGPLIYISTVSKYPVSIALKMAMDATSGNFEWNKIIAMSVIALIPSIVVFFSAQKYFVEGISTSGLKG
- a CDS encoding carbohydrate ABC transporter permease, whose amino-acid sequence is MENRRIGLLYILPWLIGLVIFTIYPFVTSLILSFTNYNIINAPQFIGIQNYVNMFHDSTFWTSFTATLEYVVITVPLKLIFSLFIAFILNYKLKGINFYRTAYYVPSILGGNIAIAVLWKFVFANTGLVNQVLGVFGIKPVGWFSTGLGAIFTISALRVWEFGSTMVIFLAGLKDIPQELYEAAAVDGAGKIKTFFKVTIPLLTPIIFFNLVMQLIQAFQEFNGPYMITQGGPLYKTYLLPMMIYDNSFKFFNMGYGSAISWFLFIIIMIFTMFVFSSSKYWVFYSDEGGGES